The DNA sequence ttatttatttattttgatgaataatGATTATCAATTTGTTACAGATTTGaatctaaacaaaaaaataaataaataaaataaaaaaatatagcatTTACCAACTCCGCTACAACCTTGGCCGCTTGCCTTCTATCTACTTTAGTCAATAGTGAAGATGAAGTAGACATCTTATTTTAGGTTAATGCTATGGAATTCTTCCAAAATttactataattatatatagacccaataaaattgttttcatcACACGTCTTTCCTATTTTTCCtaaacaattttttcaaagGTATTTAAAGTAATGATGAATTTGCCAGTTGCACAAATTccaacaagaaaaaataattttaatgaatatagggggggggggggggtagaAGAGTAGGAAAATAAGTTGAAAAGAGGCAAAATGAGTAAATTTTTCTCAACGAgcaaacagttttttttttttttttttttttgcccttttacATTTCCCCATGTAACCAAAgatgagaaaaatatattttttctcctttttttattCGATTTCCTAACCTTTCCATGGATAAAgagattcattttttatttatttattctttttcatttaataattCCATCTAGTTTGATTGTGAGACTCGAACTTCTATCTTCTCGGTCAAAGTCAAAGCCTTTACCAACccatttctatttatatatttggtaacaataaaaaattaaatttaaagtttaacatttaaaaataacaatttggttaaaattaataaaaaatcaacttttatatttatttatgtaacttTTAACTATGATAAGccatctaaatttaaatatattaaatatatatatatatatatatatatatttaaaacatatttagataagaatataaaaataataattctaatatttccaaaataaataattattccttcaaataaaaaattatttattctttttaaaataactattttttttacttgaaaatgtaaaaaatataaaaaaaattaatattgtcgaATAACTATTATATTCTTGCATTCAGCATACTAAATGTGCTATTTctttcatattatattataattttcttttctaattctAAAATCATCTATCTAGTAGCCTCTAAATGTTCCTCCTACTCTACGTTTAGCTAAATTTCCTAATATGAGaaagataaacaaataaaagagtATATACcgtcataataaaataatgtctaATCCTGAATATCAAATAGTAATTGACTGACTTAAGGTAGAAAAGAATTGGAAAAAACTTTTAGCATAACGGAGTTGATCGGACTGTTGGTTTTGATTTCATAATCAATCACaatagtgtcaggacccgtccagaatttcttcttcggaaccctagacaagccttgattccagggaaataccaccgaaccttccaacggaaaatccgacagcaccttccctaagggtaggactaaccaaaaatttacctgcactaaaaacacacttaaaaaaaaaacatccccttattcctcccacaatactacaaatggttccgcaaatttcagcacttcaaataacaacagcagcaactcagtgcataaaacaactacacgtccaatacagtatacagagcattatacagatacatgtggaatttataaaatgacagacaAGAAGTAATACAtgacagagaggaaaaaaaagggaagaaaaacttcttgaaccttcggcaacgaactgagacgttgggctcgccctggacaatcaacgtctccaacctggacctaggggaacggaatttaagagtgtgagatgctaatcatctcagtgagtgaccctatctactgtacacctttaataataataatataaaaataaaggaatttaattaagcaataccgaacaattaaataaataaataaatatttgaagtaataatttctctcaaaaccctcactattcactccgtttgaaatgttcccctttttaaaacattttcacaaaacccgatattcgtacttcccgaaaaccaagggaccaaataatttaataaacaacaattaaataaataaataccctaaatataaataaactgcaataaattataataaataattttagaacacctttggggtttaaaacattatttgcaatttacaccgacgcaccacaccatataccggtgatgccctccgatacccagcgtcccgagcaccgactggcggggggttaaagagagaaacctgcaaccggcacttcggcgtcccgacagtaccgctgctaaaaccatcaacccggccaaggaggggggcggctgtggccaataacaaacttgcctgcccacggtccaatggcaactcacgggtgaagtaataaccgcgcgctaaaccacataataaccgcgcgctaccacgtgtccatacaccatacaccagaacaccaatactgtatgagtgcgtctaaaaataaacattattaaccaaccgtaccgttttccaaaattaccgtgggaaatacattaaattctcacacttaccatcccacatatttttatttaacaacccggtacgaaacagcgataacaacaaaccacaattttctcgaaatacgagacgcaaccataaaaataccgcaggcataatttataaaatttaaacaaatattttcgcaaaatatttaacccaattatgcccgaaaaatattacttaaaatcatgtacaattaataccgaaacatactttgctcatgcataataaataaattaaaccacaataaaaccataaccaaattgtaccacatgagtataaattaaataccaattaaacataattaattgcccaaaaatgatataaaatccagacacaatcaattactgaaaatacttgctcatgtgtaataaataccatttaatcacaataaaataataatcgggaatttcttaatgaccccaaaatttcatttagcaccattgggtaaatatatatataaaataatatttttcccgattgtatttaaaacacgccacatgagcaccaattacagatatcaaattaataccacataaatacaattaattaccccaaaaatatttttaaaggtggatcactcacctggagcacgcaattaaaccctaatccaccatgggatcaatttcacgactcaccggtgctcctagaacaaaattcacagacagtcaaataaattaatattttattcggataaataatacccgggtcaaacacaaatgttaaccaaaatggttgaataatataccgaatcgaagctcgtggaacgaggagcgcattaccggtctccatcgaccccaattccgccggaggtggccggaatttggccggaaaccttcggccggatttaaacttgagggatctctcaaacggtggggattttgggcaatctaaccccggaaatggactcagaggggtcgaacatggtgggatagaggtatgggtcgggctgggttggtcggaaacggcgagaatcgccgaaaAATTTCAAGTCGCCGCCgcggacttcaccggcccgatctgggcgcgtccggcggcggctagccgggaaatttggtggctgaggtcgcggcGGGACGGGCTACACCGGTGTCCGGTGCTTGTGGCGTTCCGGCGACTGCAATCCGGCCAGACGGTGGTCAAACAGAGAGGGTGAGAGAgtaaaaggagagagaaagagagagaaaaagctgTGCGTTTTTGTTTTGTCTccgtcgggctcggggaagaagaagggaaggaagggAAAAGGAAAGGGAACGGTGTtgtcccacgtggggaaaagaaagaaaaagaaaaaagaaagaaaaaggaaaagaaaaagaaaaggaaaaaggaaaataaaaataaaaataattaaataattaaataacaatattattatttaaaataataataaaataatttgattttaacacatggttgacatgtggcttctcaacatggtgacacatggtcaccttcattaagccacacgtggcacattgttacgcgtttaaaaataatattaaaataatacggtatttgaaaaactctacaggtccataactttcaaaccatatgtccaaatcggacgtgccgctagtctacggactcgtattgactagcacttcacaaccatgcatgagtcaacactcaaccttgcatgaataaaaagtcaactcgggcaccccttggacagtttggacctcaacttgttttgctcaaaactttcaaaccgtagctccgttttgaacgtactactagtctacgaactcgtgccaacgtgtacttcgtaatggtacctcagtcaacctagaattccaaccggatcaaaaagtcaacttttgaccccttggtcaacggtcaacctcggtcaacgtgcaaaaaatttccgacatggtttgggacggggtgttacaatagaCAAGTTTTTACAAGTTAACTACTAAAGGAGGTTTAAACACAATTCTGATCTTTAACTAATAATTAATACTATTAGAACACAATTAcgacctttttttaaaaaaaaaacaattataattttaaactattaaaattaattagtaaaaatagtttttataagttaactttaacaattatattcttaaGGAGGTTAAAACACAACTCTGGCCTTTAACTGTTAATACAATTAGAACACAATTAAGatcttttttttgtatttttttttttgtcaaacaaTTATAAtcttaaactattaaaattaattagtaaaaattgatatatgaaatattaatgatgattttttaaaaatatgatgggtttaaaatattattagggaaaaatcaaattggactaaatgaaatttaatttccttatatatttagttaccaagaacagaaagaaagaaacttatACACCGAGTATTACTTAGGAAAATAAGTCTTTCCATCATTCACATATTGTGATCCAACACCAACGTTTATACATCAATATTttgtagaaaaataatgattgtCACCACTCTACATGATTTTATAAACCCTCTAATCTTATTCCTCAcagcttttattatttatcccaaccaaaaaaaaaaaaaaaaaaaaaactgtggctttgaaattttggtattaaCCTCCACAGCCTCCACATCCACCGCAGCCCCCACCACACCCGCCGCAACCTCCACCACCACAACCCCCACCACCGGAATCCCCACCTCCATCAGTGCCACCACCGCCCTCTCCACCACTTACACTGGCAACCACAGCTGCAGTGGCCACGGCAGCACCGTCTCCTGCCAAAATAACCATCCCGCCGTCCTTTTTACCGGTATTAGTGGCGGTTTTGGTTCCATCTCCTCTTTCAACGTCCCGATAATTAGCTGGTTGAACCGAAGGATGAGTGATAGTCCTCATGGCGTTATTAATGGGGGGTCTAGTTTGCTTCTTCTTGTTGCGTCCATTGCAAAGACAACAGAGAATTATGAGAGCGGCTATGGCAGAGCCGCAGGATATAAGCACTATAGCATATGTTTTCATCTTCTTCCTTCTAATTCAATACGTACGAAacaaggcatatatatatatatatatatatatatacatacatgtagaAAACGGTTTGATATAGCTaaacaaacaaattattattacgTAATCCAAGTGGTTCtgagttatatatatacacatatattgttGTATGGACCCTTTAAGTCCTTATCCGGAAGTTTACTcgcattttcttattcttttatattataattacatatatgGAAGTTTGGAAGTTTACTCACGCTTGCAGCACTGCACCAACAATTGAATTTCCCAAGTTTCTTCTAAGTTTCATATATATGTTGACTTTTATAAGTTTTCTTGCTTCCCAAGattcataaaattattattgatatatgtattattGTTATCTAATGGTAATGGTATgaaataaaagttaatatatatatatatatatatatattttttttttttgtgaaaattttactTTCCAAATCACTTgttaatttgtatattttctcGATCATTTGATTAATGTAGTTGATTATATTCCTACAAATATCAATAATACATtaatagttgataaattaatataaggTAAATATCCAAATAAGTAACTTCTAAAATAAatccatattaaaataatacatatcatataaattaaataaattaaataagactGATAAACCATTCACATttgaatatgaaaaattatgtaTTTGAAGCATCgaaaaaattgaacaatatatatatatatatatatatcatcttttttccttaatttttagtACAAGAATTAAAGGCCACCTAGCTTTGGCATACGTATTATAAAGAagcttctatttttatttattttttcctccaaaaagTCATCAATTCACTTTTTCATGTCTATCACTTCAAATTAACTTAATAAAACATGTTActaattttgacttttgatGCCAGAATGATACtctatatgcatatatgaatttTAAGCCTAGTACtttatttctaaataataatataataattatgcaATATTATATTTGGTCTGCAAGACTTGACATTTCCGAAGTGGAGAGGAtaggattaatatatatatatatatatatgtaataattattAGGTGTGACGTTAGAAACTTACATAtcttatatatgtttaattagtaCATTTATATCCTGACAGTTCAATGGTAATGTCTATGTATTTGGtatgaaaaatatcatattaatgagataaattaaatgataatttaaataataactattaaaaattttagtataaaaataataaaattgaatatcCTCAATTATAATTTGTcacaaaactaaaaagaaaaaaaaaaactgtcggAAATAACCCATGGGAAAATATACGACCGTAAGATAATGGGGAAAAATTCAGAATGGTAACAACAACACTTGCTCATGGAtcgaatatttaattataaaattatcatttcacATGTACGTATGTTCAAAGTTTCGGATTTACAAGTAAACCACACTTGATAAGCCGGGAATTATAAcaaataagtttaatttttcaaaacatcatttagcttcggaaaaaaaaaaaatatatatatatatatatatatacacactacttttttttttaatgcaaaatctggaaaaattaattaatttaaccaACTACTTGATAATATAAAAACTGAtcgataattaaaaaaaaaaaaattggttaaggAAATATTTATAGTGTTCACTCATTACAATAGCTTGGGATAATCTGCAATAAATAAACCTTAATTCCTGATTAAACTCCCAAACCATACATATTgcactttattttattgtagTAAAGCATACAAAAATGCAAAATGCACATATAAATTTTGGTCAACCTTACAGACCAAGTCACCAATAATGTCCACCACAGCCACCCCCAAAATCCCCACCCCCACCCCCACATCCGCCACCAAaaccaccaccaccgccacAACCTCCACCACGGCCACCATGTGGTTCTAGATATCCTCCTGAACAAGTgctgccaccaccaccaccacccccaCCACCAGCACTACTCTTACTCGGAACCACAGCAGCACCACCTCCTGCCAAAATTACCATCCCACTATCCTTATTATTCTGATCAGTACTAGTCTCCTTAGCATTAGCTGTTTGATCA is a window from the Ziziphus jujuba cultivar Dongzao chromosome 11, ASM3175591v1 genome containing:
- the LOC107432730 gene encoding uncharacterized protein LOC107432730; translated protein: MKTYAIVLISCGSAIAALIILCCLCNGRNKKKQTRPPINNAMRTITHPSVQPANYRDVERGDGTKTATNTGKKDGGMVILAGDGAAVATAAVVASVSGGEGGGGTDGGGDSGGGGCGGGGCGGCGGGCGGCGGCGEEEEEEEDHDAGSDGSSAWNKKKKKKTKQQNEASIPITTRTTTCTTRSPSTTGKTTSNSDGNMLILAGTTAAMASISAAGFACDVGSSGGGGSGCGGGGGGGCGGGGGGGCGGGGGGCG
- the LOC132800018 gene encoding uncharacterized protein LOC132800018 → MKAGPIVILACISNFAALMILRCLCEIIGRAKKKQTKHHVAKQTVAAPTTQLAGQEDVERGREGTDQTANAKETSTDQNNKDSGMVILAGGGAAVVPSKSSAGGGGGGGGGSTCSGGYLEPHGGRGGGCGGGGGFGGGCGGGGGDFGGGCGGHYW